A single Streptomyces sp. Edi2 DNA region contains:
- a CDS encoding cold-shock protein, with protein sequence MASGTVKWFNSEKGFGFIAQDGGGADVFAHYSNIDATGFRELQEGQKVTFEVTQGHKGPQAEKIRLA encoded by the coding sequence GAAGTGGTTCAACTCGGAGAAAGGCTTCGGCTTTATCGCGCAGGACGGCGGCGGCGCCGACGTCTTCGCGCACTACTCCAACATCGATGCCACGGGCTTCCGCGAGCTGCAGGAAGGCCAGAAGGTGACCTTCGAGGTCACCCAGGGCCACAAGGGCCCCCAGGCGGAGAAGATCCGTCTGGCGTAG